A stretch of the Aegilops tauschii subsp. strangulata cultivar AL8/78 chromosome 4, Aet v6.0, whole genome shotgun sequence genome encodes the following:
- the LOC109737055 gene encoding uncharacterized protein isoform X2 — protein MCILCAVQRWSRRVATMLPWLVLPLILLWALSQLLPTAYRFEVTSPRLACVSVLLLTLFWYEILLPRLSLWRARRSARLREERRAHALELQKLRKTATRRCRNCNNPYRDQNPGGGKFMCSYCGHVSKRPVLDLGPAGKVPTGWPCSQDWANAVGDPGYWLDLRCSADNSYSGFSWRLFSTFYVSVAWFWKKVFRFGSSGDGGGLGRDGKMLTKGDNAGKAEESRVDKAKRKAEEKRLARLEREMLEEEEKKQREEMAKLVEERRRLRDEKAEAEERSKGATPVGEKDARKEAERKRQERRRKEDKGSSKSNSDCEDIERRVSREGEWKRDFDRRNEPDRRDTGRVGADGYKPHNFEANVQGSKVVQSKTKYFGRMTGGLLSSSRGFSGGSIFGRSAQAPAPQANKATKPLVTATDQSNTVKRDAQSAAAQAMAKSATAGETRNMWSNSHQPVSPNMQAHPTGPKKSWHQLFSRSTSVSPCPDVTAAAREKKGQPELNGAQISSAQNFLAHYPPLDSNPRISQSMHFTGFSLVNGAPPNTPPSHFPAGHTPFCAEAETTVLEELERFEDPCYDPDAIALLGPVSESLDNFPPDWDNRFTLSGAAKEPHVKPSPIESPLSRSRTVEEKPIKPSHFSISKGPDGSMTPEATDEQGTWQMWSTPLVQDTLGLRGPQMQWLLPNKDQFNHGVSNLNGGTRSPLGAGLHDSDLWLQKSPFQQLPLDTESLFLSHNFPETPVHSELGFGSPNKVARAHPFGPPGPGHPWSKLRGLDGF, from the exons ATGTGTATACTGTGCGCCGTGCAACGGTGGTCGCGGCGCGTCGCCACCATGCTGCCGTGGCTCGTCCTCCCGCTCATCCTCCTCTGGGCGCTCTCCCAGCTCCTGCCCACAGCCTACCGCTTCGAGGTCACCTCCCCGCGCCTCGCCTGTGTCTCCGTCCTGCTCCTCACCCTCTTCTGGTATGAGATTCTTCTCCCACGCCTCTCCCTCTGGCGCGCACGCCGCTCCGCGCGCCTTCGCGAGGAGCGCCGTGCCCACGCTCTCGAGCTCCAGAAGCTCCGCAAGACCGCCACACGCCGCTGCCGCAACTGCAACAACCCATATAGGGACCAGAACCCTGGAGGCGGCAAGTTCATGTGCTCTTACTGTGGCCACGTATCCAAGCGGCCTGTGCTTGACCTTGGCCCTGCAGGGAAGGTCCCAACTGGTTGGCCTTGCAGTCAGGATTGGGCCAATGCTGTAGGCGACCCAGGTTACTGGCTTGACCTGCGGTGCTCCGCCGATAATTCATACTCAGGCTTCTCATGGCGGCTGTTCTCGACCTTCTATGTGAGCGTGGCATGGTTCTGGAAGAAAGTGTTCAGGTTTGGGTCATCGGGGGACGGTGGTGGCTTGGGCCGGGATGGCAAAATGTTGACAAAAGGAGATAATGCAGGGAAGGCTGAGGAGAGCAGAGTGGACAAGGCAAAAAGGAAGGCTGAAGAGAAGAGGTTGGCAAGGCTAGAGAGGGAAATGCTGGAGGAGGAGGAAAAGAAGCAGCGGGAAGAGATGGCAAAACTAGTAGAGGAGCGTAGAAGGCTGAGGGATGAGAAAGCAGAGGCTGAGGAACGATCCAAAGGCGCTACCCCTGTCGGGGAGAAGGATGCTAGGAAGGAAGCAGAACGAAAGCGTCAGGAAAGAAGGAGGAAGGAAGACAAGGGATCAAGCAAGAGTAATTCAGATTGCGAGGATATTGAGAGAAGAGTAAGCAGAGAGGGTGAGTGGAAGCGGGACTTCGATAGAAGGAATGAGCCAGACAGGCGGGATACAGGTAGAGTTGGAGCAGATGGATATAAGCCTCATAACTTTGAAGCTAACGTTCAGGGTAGTAAGGTAGTACAGAGCAAGACAAAATATTTTGGTCGTATGACTGGAGGTTTGTTATCTTCTTCCAGAGGTTTCAGCGGTGGTTCCATTTTTGGTAGGAGTGCTCAGGCCCCTGCTCCTCAAGCTAACAAGGCGACTAAACCACTTGTTACTGCAACTGACCAGAGTAATACGGTTAAAAGAGACGCCCAGTCTGCAGCTGCACAAGCAATGGCCAAATCTGCTACCGCTGGAGAAACTAGAAATATGTGGAGTAATTCTCATCAACCT GTTAGTCCAAATATGCAGGCACATCCTACAGGTCCTAAAAAGTCATGGCATCAGCTGTTTAGTCGCTCAACAtcagtttctccttgtcctgatGTTACTGCTGCAGCTCGTGAAAAGAAGGGGCAACCAGAACTAAATGGAGCACAGATAAGCAGTGCCCAAAATTTTCTGGCTCACTATCCTCCTCTGGACAGCAATCCAAGGATAAGCCAGTCAATGCACTTTACAGGGTTTTCACTAGTAAATGGAGCACCTCCCAACACACCTCCATCTCATTTTCCAGCTGGGCACACGCCCTTCTGTGCCGAGGCAGAAACAACAGTATTGGAAGAACTGGAGAGGTTTGAGGACCCGTGCTATGATCCAGATGCAATTGCATTGCTTGGGCCAGTTTCAGAATCCCTAGACAACTTCCCTCCAGACTGGGATAACAGGTTTACCTTAAGTGGTGCCGCCAAGGAACCACATGTTAAGCCGTCACCAATTGAGTCTCCCCTGTCAAGATCACGGACTGTTGAAGAAAAGCCTATAAAACCATCACATTTTTCTATTTCCAAAGGGCCTGATGGTTCGATGACACCTGAGGCTACCGATGAGCAAGGCACATGGCAAATGTGGAGCACACCATTGGTTCAGGACACTTTAGGCCTGCGAGGTCCTCAGATGCAGTGGCTTTTACCAAATAAGGATCAGTTTAACCATGGTGTCAGTAACTTGAATGGCGGAACAAGGAGCCCCCTCGGTGCTGGTTTGCATGACAGTGATTTATGGCTGCAGAAATCACCCTTCCAGCAATTGCCTCTTGATACAGAGAGTCTGTTCCTTTCACACAATTTTCCAGAAACTCCTGTTCACAGTGAGCTGGGTTTCGGATCTCCAAACAAAGTGGCCCGTGCACACCCCTTTGGGCCACCTGGTCCTGGTCATCCTTGGTCCAA GTTAAGGGGGTTAGACGGCTTTTGA
- the LOC109737055 gene encoding uncharacterized protein isoform X1 encodes MCILCAVQRWSRRVATMLPWLVLPLILLWALSQLLPTAYRFEVTSPRLACVSVLLLTLFWYEILLPRLSLWRARRSARLREERRAHALELQKLRKTATRRCRNCNNPYRDQNPGGGKFMCSYCGHVSKRPVLDLGPAGKVPTGWPCSQDWANAVGDPGYWLDLRCSADNSYSGFSWRLFSTFYVSVAWFWKKVFRFGSSGDGGGLGRDGKMLTKGDNAGKAEESRVDKAKRKAEEKRLARLEREMLEEEEKKQREEMAKLVEERRRLRDEKAEAEERSKGATPVGEKDARKEAERKRQERRRKEDKGSSKSNSDCEDIERRVSREGEWKRDFDRRNEPDRRDTGRVGADGYKPHNFEANVQGSKVVQSKTKYFGRMTGGLLSSSRGFSGGSIFGRSAQAPAPQANKATKPLVTATDQSNTVKRDAQSAAAQAMAKSATAGETRNMWSNSHQPVSPNMQAHPTGPKKSWHQLFSRSTSVSPCPDVTAAAREKKGQPELNGAQISSAQNFLAHYPPLDSNPRISQSMHFTGFSLVNGAPPNTPPSHFPAGHTPFCAEAETTVLEELERFEDPCYDPDAIALLGPVSESLDNFPPDWDNRFTLSGAAKEPHVKPSPIESPLSRSRTVEEKPIKPSHFSISKGPDGSMTPEATDEQGTWQMWSTPLVQDTLGLRGPQMQWLLPNKDQFNHGVSNLNGGTRSPLGAGLHDSDLWLQKSPFQQLPLDTESLFLSHNFPETPVHSELGFGSPNKVARAHPFGPPGPGHPWSKEELVLNGPQGVSQIHSPTGAHAGLFPTNPDMQSVWSFDQKRDSMEPTK; translated from the exons ATGTGTATACTGTGCGCCGTGCAACGGTGGTCGCGGCGCGTCGCCACCATGCTGCCGTGGCTCGTCCTCCCGCTCATCCTCCTCTGGGCGCTCTCCCAGCTCCTGCCCACAGCCTACCGCTTCGAGGTCACCTCCCCGCGCCTCGCCTGTGTCTCCGTCCTGCTCCTCACCCTCTTCTGGTATGAGATTCTTCTCCCACGCCTCTCCCTCTGGCGCGCACGCCGCTCCGCGCGCCTTCGCGAGGAGCGCCGTGCCCACGCTCTCGAGCTCCAGAAGCTCCGCAAGACCGCCACACGCCGCTGCCGCAACTGCAACAACCCATATAGGGACCAGAACCCTGGAGGCGGCAAGTTCATGTGCTCTTACTGTGGCCACGTATCCAAGCGGCCTGTGCTTGACCTTGGCCCTGCAGGGAAGGTCCCAACTGGTTGGCCTTGCAGTCAGGATTGGGCCAATGCTGTAGGCGACCCAGGTTACTGGCTTGACCTGCGGTGCTCCGCCGATAATTCATACTCAGGCTTCTCATGGCGGCTGTTCTCGACCTTCTATGTGAGCGTGGCATGGTTCTGGAAGAAAGTGTTCAGGTTTGGGTCATCGGGGGACGGTGGTGGCTTGGGCCGGGATGGCAAAATGTTGACAAAAGGAGATAATGCAGGGAAGGCTGAGGAGAGCAGAGTGGACAAGGCAAAAAGGAAGGCTGAAGAGAAGAGGTTGGCAAGGCTAGAGAGGGAAATGCTGGAGGAGGAGGAAAAGAAGCAGCGGGAAGAGATGGCAAAACTAGTAGAGGAGCGTAGAAGGCTGAGGGATGAGAAAGCAGAGGCTGAGGAACGATCCAAAGGCGCTACCCCTGTCGGGGAGAAGGATGCTAGGAAGGAAGCAGAACGAAAGCGTCAGGAAAGAAGGAGGAAGGAAGACAAGGGATCAAGCAAGAGTAATTCAGATTGCGAGGATATTGAGAGAAGAGTAAGCAGAGAGGGTGAGTGGAAGCGGGACTTCGATAGAAGGAATGAGCCAGACAGGCGGGATACAGGTAGAGTTGGAGCAGATGGATATAAGCCTCATAACTTTGAAGCTAACGTTCAGGGTAGTAAGGTAGTACAGAGCAAGACAAAATATTTTGGTCGTATGACTGGAGGTTTGTTATCTTCTTCCAGAGGTTTCAGCGGTGGTTCCATTTTTGGTAGGAGTGCTCAGGCCCCTGCTCCTCAAGCTAACAAGGCGACTAAACCACTTGTTACTGCAACTGACCAGAGTAATACGGTTAAAAGAGACGCCCAGTCTGCAGCTGCACAAGCAATGGCCAAATCTGCTACCGCTGGAGAAACTAGAAATATGTGGAGTAATTCTCATCAACCT GTTAGTCCAAATATGCAGGCACATCCTACAGGTCCTAAAAAGTCATGGCATCAGCTGTTTAGTCGCTCAACAtcagtttctccttgtcctgatGTTACTGCTGCAGCTCGTGAAAAGAAGGGGCAACCAGAACTAAATGGAGCACAGATAAGCAGTGCCCAAAATTTTCTGGCTCACTATCCTCCTCTGGACAGCAATCCAAGGATAAGCCAGTCAATGCACTTTACAGGGTTTTCACTAGTAAATGGAGCACCTCCCAACACACCTCCATCTCATTTTCCAGCTGGGCACACGCCCTTCTGTGCCGAGGCAGAAACAACAGTATTGGAAGAACTGGAGAGGTTTGAGGACCCGTGCTATGATCCAGATGCAATTGCATTGCTTGGGCCAGTTTCAGAATCCCTAGACAACTTCCCTCCAGACTGGGATAACAGGTTTACCTTAAGTGGTGCCGCCAAGGAACCACATGTTAAGCCGTCACCAATTGAGTCTCCCCTGTCAAGATCACGGACTGTTGAAGAAAAGCCTATAAAACCATCACATTTTTCTATTTCCAAAGGGCCTGATGGTTCGATGACACCTGAGGCTACCGATGAGCAAGGCACATGGCAAATGTGGAGCACACCATTGGTTCAGGACACTTTAGGCCTGCGAGGTCCTCAGATGCAGTGGCTTTTACCAAATAAGGATCAGTTTAACCATGGTGTCAGTAACTTGAATGGCGGAACAAGGAGCCCCCTCGGTGCTGGTTTGCATGACAGTGATTTATGGCTGCAGAAATCACCCTTCCAGCAATTGCCTCTTGATACAGAGAGTCTGTTCCTTTCACACAATTTTCCAGAAACTCCTGTTCACAGTGAGCTGGGTTTCGGATCTCCAAACAAAGTGGCCCGTGCACACCCCTTTGGGCCACCTGGTCCTGGTCATCCTTGGTCCAA GGAGGAACTGGTGCTGAATGGACCTCAGGGAGTAAGTCAAATCCACTCACCGACTGGAGCGCATGCTGGCTTATTTCCAACTAATCCTGATATGCAGTCAGTTTGGTCGTTCGATCAAAAAAGAGACAGCATGGAACCTACAAAATGA